Proteins encoded within one genomic window of Humulus lupulus chromosome 1, drHumLupu1.1, whole genome shotgun sequence:
- the LOC133817493 gene encoding acetyl-CoA acetyltransferase 1-like, translating into MNNDGAAALVLVSGEKALQLGLQVIAKIKGYPDAAQIDYYEINEAFSESLNVHGEAVSLGHPLGCSGARILVTLLGLHDFDTCIAKNEEAIQIDPHFAECYGNMANAWKEKGNIDVAIRYYLIAIEVCYSHQFSP; encoded by the exons ATGAATAATGATGGTGCAGCTGCATTAGTCCTAGTGAGTGGAGAGAAGGCACTTCAACTTGGATTGCAAGTAATTGCAAAGATTAAGGGCTATCCTGATGCAGCTCAG ATTGATTACTATGAAATAAATGAAGCGTTTTCT GAAAGCCTTAACGTACATGGTGAGGCTGTATCATTGGGACACCCATTAGGATGCAGTGGAGCTCGtatcttggtcacattgttaggg CTACATGATTTTGATACGTGCATTGCAAAAAATGAAGAAGCTATTCAAATTGATCCTCACTTTGCTGAGTGTTATGGAAACATGGCAAATGCTTGGAAG GAGAAGGGCAACATTGATGTTGCAATCCGCTACTATTTAATTGCTATCGAGGTTTGTTACAGCCATCAATTTAGTCCATAA
- the LOC133813210 gene encoding protein C2-DOMAIN ABA-RELATED 11-like isoform X2 — MDVIGISEQSSWNEELTFSLKEPNGVLNLEVFDKDLLKTDDKMGQAQLSLRPLVSAARLRQILQNFNGETVLRKVVPDSDNCLVRESSITCVNV, encoded by the exons AACAATCCAGCTGGAATGAAGAGCTGACTTTCTCCCTCAAAGAACCTAATGGAGTTTTGAATTTG GAAGTGTTTGATAAAGACCTCTTGAAGACAGATGACAAAATGGGACAGGCACAACTCAGCCTTCGACCACTTGTCTCTGCTGCTAGACTCAGGCAGATTCTGCAGAACTTCAATGGCGAGACGGTGTTAAGGAAGGTTGTCCCAGATAGTGACAACTGTTTGGTCAGAGAAAGCTCCATCACTTGTGTCAATG TTTGA
- the LOC133813210 gene encoding protein C2-DOMAIN ABA-RELATED 11-like isoform X1 has translation MDVIGISEQSSWNEELTFSLKEPNGVLNLEVFDKDLLKTDDKMGQAQLSLRPLVSAARLRQILQNFNGETVLRKVVPDSDNCLVRESSITCVNGNVEKAPYFFSSCECFLLAHLESSFVP, from the exons AACAATCCAGCTGGAATGAAGAGCTGACTTTCTCCCTCAAAGAACCTAATGGAGTTTTGAATTTG GAAGTGTTTGATAAAGACCTCTTGAAGACAGATGACAAAATGGGACAGGCACAACTCAGCCTTCGACCACTTGTCTCTGCTGCTAGACTCAGGCAGATTCTGCAGAACTTCAATGGCGAGACGGTGTTAAGGAAGGTTGTCCCAGATAGTGACAACTGTTTGGTCAGAGAAAGCTCCATCACTTGTGTCAATGGTAATGTTGAGAAAGCTCCATATTTCTTCTCTAGTTGTGAATGTTTCTTGCTTGCTCATTTGGAAAGCAGTTTTGTTCCATAA